The following are encoded in a window of Arthrobacter sp. OAP107 genomic DNA:
- a CDS encoding IS110 family transposase, whose amino-acid sequence MTAMSIVAHAHPFVVGVDTHARNHVYAILDATHGGLLDTQSFPTTAAGINRAIKWVARRTNADADTLWVIEGAASYGAILAGTAATHGFPVAEAPRMDAKKRRGVGKSDALDAHRIAMAVLPLPVDKLRRPRLHDGVRQGVRILVTARGSMSKDRTRSVNALNALVRGNDLGIDARQKLTNAQITEVSKWRTREEELSLSIARAEAVRLAKHVLALDEQLTLNENQLDDLVKVSEAAPLLEETGFRAISAAKCLAAWSHEGRVRNEAAFASLAGVNPIPASSGNTVRHRLNRGGDRSLNSALHMVAIVRMTHDGETREYVQKRRAEGRTDKEIRRCIKRYLARRVYRAFSAATIGMNAA is encoded by the coding sequence ATGACCGCCATGTCTATCGTCGCGCACGCCCACCCATTTGTCGTGGGTGTCGACACGCACGCCCGAAACCACGTCTACGCTATCCTCGACGCCACCCACGGCGGACTCCTGGACACGCAGTCATTCCCCACCACCGCAGCCGGGATCAATCGGGCCATCAAATGGGTCGCACGCCGCACCAACGCCGACGCCGACACCCTCTGGGTCATCGAAGGAGCCGCATCCTACGGCGCGATCCTCGCCGGCACCGCGGCAACCCACGGATTCCCAGTCGCCGAGGCGCCGCGCATGGATGCCAAGAAGCGCCGCGGCGTGGGCAAGTCCGATGCCCTGGACGCCCACCGGATCGCCATGGCCGTTCTGCCACTGCCGGTGGACAAGCTGCGCCGACCACGCCTTCATGACGGGGTCCGCCAAGGCGTGCGGATCCTGGTCACGGCGCGGGGATCGATGAGCAAGGACCGGACCCGGTCGGTCAACGCGCTCAACGCACTTGTGCGCGGCAACGACCTGGGCATCGATGCCCGCCAGAAGCTCACAAACGCCCAGATCACCGAGGTCTCAAAGTGGCGTACCCGCGAGGAAGAGCTTTCCTTGTCCATCGCCCGTGCCGAGGCCGTGCGGCTGGCCAAACACGTCCTGGCGCTGGACGAGCAACTCACGCTCAACGAGAACCAGCTGGACGATCTGGTGAAGGTCAGCGAGGCCGCGCCGTTGCTGGAGGAGACGGGGTTCAGGGCGATCAGCGCTGCGAAGTGCCTCGCCGCGTGGTCGCACGAAGGCAGGGTCCGTAACGAGGCAGCATTTGCCTCCCTGGCTGGGGTAAACCCGATCCCCGCGTCCTCCGGGAACACTGTCCGGCACCGATTGAACCGAGGTGGTGACCGGTCCCTGAACAGTGCCTTGCACATGGTCGCGATCGTCAGGATGACCCATGACGGCGAAACCCGCGAGTACGTGCAGAAGCGACGCGCCGAGGGTCGTACGGACAAGGAAATTCGTCGTTGCATCAAACGCTATCTGGCCCGCCGCGTCTACCGCGCGTTCAGCGCGGCGACAATAGGGATGAACGCGGCTTGA
- a CDS encoding GntR family transcriptional regulator, producing the protein MKEVEMSLGDAVQNSDLSLTTSPALAEIPARDASTLVRLVRDRLRLAVARDELPSGTRLNQEQVASQLGVSRMPVRAAISELVAEGLLERLPAGGVAVRPLSAKDVTDVYEIRQALESQAVRHVATFRPEDGIAQIQHVLDKHQGKVAGYDAAQLLEVDREFHMSIMAATGNNQFQKVVVPVWSVVERAMFRMLTMPDVAAIAWDEHQMIAAAIFAGDADLAEKRLRQHLENGSAQLAKFISGTE; encoded by the coding sequence ATGAAGGAAGTAGAAATGTCATTGGGCGATGCAGTGCAGAATTCAGATCTTAGCTTGACTACATCTCCTGCTCTGGCAGAAATTCCGGCCCGGGACGCGTCCACGTTGGTGCGTTTGGTGCGTGACCGGTTGCGCTTGGCTGTTGCCCGTGACGAGCTTCCCTCGGGAACCCGATTGAACCAGGAGCAGGTCGCCAGCCAACTCGGGGTGAGCCGCATGCCTGTTCGCGCAGCCATCAGCGAGTTGGTCGCTGAGGGGCTTCTCGAGCGGCTCCCCGCAGGCGGGGTGGCGGTGCGCCCTCTGTCAGCAAAGGATGTGACTGACGTTTATGAGATCCGGCAAGCGCTGGAGTCCCAGGCTGTGCGTCATGTGGCAACCTTTCGTCCTGAGGACGGGATAGCGCAGATCCAGCACGTTCTCGATAAGCACCAGGGCAAGGTGGCCGGCTACGATGCCGCACAGCTGCTGGAAGTCGATCGGGAATTCCACATGTCGATCATGGCCGCTACCGGTAACAACCAGTTCCAAAAGGTTGTAGTCCCCGTCTGGTCCGTCGTTGAACGGGCCATGTTCCGGATGCTGACCATGCCGGACGTTGCGGCGATCGCCTGGGATGAACACCAGATGATCGCGGCTGCTATTTTCGCCGGTGATGCCGACCTCGCTGAAAAGCGACTGAGGCAGCACCTGGAGAATGGTTCGGCTCAGCTTGCCAAGTTCATATCGGGGACCGAATAG
- a CDS encoding PDR/VanB family oxidoreductase, whose protein sequence is MDAQIVDIVNEADGVVSLHLAPVSGAFPGWEPGAHIDLNLTPDLVRQYSLSGDPGDRDRWRVGILREPESRGGSQFVHEKLSVGDRIECGTPLNNFELVDAQEYLFIAGGIGVTPILPMIAKCEERGASWRMVYGGRNEASMAFTAELEKYGDKVTLWPQDRSGLIDLKSLLSNPNEGLAVYCCGPGVLLDAVEGFCEQWPPNTATLHLERFRPKAGALDGKNTAFEVLIDSSGEVFTVEANRSIAETLEAAGLHVPTSCREGTCGTCETGVLEGTPDHRDSYLTPEEKSSNEVMMLCCSRSCSKRLVLDL, encoded by the coding sequence GTGGATGCCCAGATTGTTGACATCGTCAATGAAGCCGATGGGGTCGTGTCATTGCATTTGGCACCCGTGTCCGGCGCGTTCCCCGGCTGGGAACCCGGCGCCCATATCGACCTGAATTTGACGCCTGACCTGGTCCGTCAGTATTCACTTTCCGGGGATCCGGGCGATCGTGACCGCTGGCGGGTCGGGATTCTGCGCGAGCCTGAGAGCCGCGGTGGATCCCAGTTTGTTCATGAAAAGCTGTCCGTGGGCGACAGGATCGAATGCGGCACTCCGCTGAACAACTTCGAACTGGTGGACGCCCAGGAATACCTGTTCATTGCCGGTGGTATCGGTGTAACGCCGATCCTGCCGATGATCGCGAAGTGTGAGGAACGTGGCGCTTCATGGCGGATGGTCTACGGCGGCCGCAATGAAGCGTCGATGGCCTTTACTGCCGAGTTGGAAAAGTATGGTGACAAAGTCACCCTCTGGCCCCAGGACCGGTCGGGGCTGATTGACCTCAAGTCACTGCTCAGCAACCCGAATGAGGGCCTTGCCGTCTATTGCTGCGGCCCAGGCGTCCTGCTCGATGCCGTGGAAGGCTTCTGTGAACAGTGGCCGCCGAACACGGCAACGCTGCACCTGGAAAGGTTCCGGCCCAAAGCGGGCGCCCTTGACGGAAAAAATACGGCCTTCGAGGTTCTCATTGATTCATCCGGCGAGGTATTTACCGTGGAGGCCAACCGCTCGATAGCGGAGACACTTGAAGCCGCAGGTCTTCACGTTCCGACCTCATGCCGGGAAGGTACCTGTGGAACGTGCGAAACGGGAGTTCTGGAAGGAACTCCTGATCACCGTGATTCCTACCTCACGCCCGAAGAAAAGTCCTCGAACGAGGTCATGATGCTGTGCTGCTCCAGGTCATGCAGCAAACGCCTCGTCCTTGACCTGTAA
- a CDS encoding 2-oxo acid dehydrogenase subunit E2 encodes MQDTETTTPEIIKIRGARKITAQRMRASLQETAQVTLTRYADATQVLSLRSDLKTRNTDDPDTASPTVNDIIMFCMSRVLANHPEINARFSPDGIERHATVNLGFAVDTGKALLVPVIHGANALSLPQLARRSKELVTLAKTGKITADDMTGGTFTVSNLGGLGIHWFTPVLNAPEVGILGIGSVHTAFPGSPPQLPLSLTFDHQALDGAAAAGVLAGAAGAIEDALALVAEADEAASQKV; translated from the coding sequence GTGCAAGACACCGAGACTACGACCCCGGAGATCATCAAAATCCGGGGCGCCCGCAAGATCACCGCCCAACGAATGCGGGCCTCTCTCCAGGAGACGGCGCAGGTAACACTCACCCGATACGCCGACGCAACACAGGTACTTTCCCTTCGTTCAGATCTCAAGACCCGGAACACGGATGACCCGGACACCGCAAGTCCCACGGTCAATGACATCATCATGTTCTGCATGTCGCGGGTACTGGCGAACCACCCGGAAATCAACGCCCGTTTCAGCCCGGACGGGATAGAACGCCATGCCACTGTCAATCTGGGATTCGCCGTTGACACGGGCAAGGCTCTCCTTGTCCCGGTCATTCACGGTGCGAATGCTCTGAGCCTGCCCCAACTCGCACGACGTAGCAAAGAACTGGTCACGCTCGCCAAGACCGGAAAGATCACGGCGGACGACATGACGGGCGGAACCTTCACGGTATCCAATTTGGGCGGCCTCGGCATCCACTGGTTCACACCTGTACTTAACGCCCCCGAGGTTGGCATCCTGGGCATCGGCTCCGTTCACACCGCCTTCCCGGGAAGCCCTCCACAGCTTCCCCTGTCCTTGACCTTCGACCATCAGGCCCTTGACGGTGCAGCCGCAGCGGGAGTGCTGGCCGGAGCTGCCGGCGCCATCGAGGACGCGTTGGCCCTGGTCGCGGAAGCTGACGAGGCAGCGAGTCAGAAAGTCTGA
- a CDS encoding amidohydrolase family protein yields MTTLNTDATTETLSKPVVGTGITDVDIHPLPKIGAINEYLSSRVQQRLQEYGMRTTTGLQQISEYPQMYGGAMRADAWPEEGYPGSDLDLIRSQLLDLYNIELGVLQCLSPGGQTLNPAAQALDPDLAEPLCSALNDWQIEHLVRPEPRLRTSMTVPFEAPDLAVKEIERIGSHPGVISLLGLSKTYEPLGSRKYWPIFEAAVAQGLPVQIHLSQGGGHANTGTGWTSYHAEYHVAHVQSVQAQMLSLILRGTFDRFPDLKVMFVEGNIAHFVPLVQRLDHHWKTLRSEVPNLQRKPSEYIHDHIWASTQPIDEPQNPRHLQEIIEEFCPDNVLFASDYPHFDFDSPESVFPPSFSPELKEKIFRTNGQRFFGLETSAK; encoded by the coding sequence ATGACCACTCTCAACACCGACGCCACCACCGAGACCCTGTCGAAGCCCGTCGTGGGGACCGGCATCACCGACGTCGACATTCACCCGCTCCCCAAGATAGGGGCAATCAACGAATACCTTTCCTCTCGGGTTCAGCAGCGGCTGCAGGAATATGGCATGCGTACCACCACCGGGCTTCAGCAGATCAGCGAATACCCCCAAATGTACGGCGGTGCGATGCGCGCGGACGCCTGGCCTGAAGAGGGCTACCCCGGATCCGACCTGGACCTTATCCGGTCCCAGCTTCTGGATCTCTACAACATCGAACTCGGAGTGCTGCAGTGCCTTTCTCCCGGCGGGCAGACACTAAACCCGGCAGCCCAGGCCCTGGATCCGGACCTCGCCGAACCGCTGTGCAGCGCGCTCAACGATTGGCAGATCGAACACCTCGTCCGCCCCGAACCCCGGCTCCGGACCTCCATGACCGTTCCGTTTGAAGCCCCGGATCTGGCCGTGAAGGAAATCGAGCGGATCGGTTCCCATCCCGGCGTGATCTCGCTTCTTGGTCTGAGCAAGACCTATGAGCCCCTGGGCAGCCGCAAGTACTGGCCGATTTTCGAAGCTGCCGTCGCCCAGGGCCTGCCCGTTCAAATCCACCTGTCCCAGGGCGGGGGTCACGCGAACACCGGTACCGGCTGGACCTCATATCACGCCGAGTACCACGTCGCTCACGTGCAGAGTGTCCAGGCCCAGATGCTCAGCCTCATTCTCCGGGGAACTTTTGACCGGTTCCCGGACCTTAAGGTCATGTTTGTCGAAGGCAACATCGCACACTTTGTTCCTCTCGTTCAGCGGTTGGACCACCACTGGAAGACTCTGCGGAGCGAGGTGCCGAACCTTCAGCGCAAACCCTCAGAGTACATTCACGATCACATTTGGGCCTCCACCCAGCCCATCGACGAACCGCAGAACCCCCGCCACCTGCAGGAGATCATCGAGGAGTTCTGCCCCGACAACGTGCTTTTCGCTTCGGACTATCCGCACTTCGACTTTGACTCCCCCGAGTCGGTATTCCCCCCGAGTTTTTCGCCGGAACTGAAGGAGAAAATCTTCAGGACAAACGGGCAGCGGTTCTTCGGCCTGGAAACGAGTGCAAAGTGA
- a CDS encoding Rieske (2Fe-2S) protein produces the protein MTKYAVARTDEIKPGGRKIVELEGRSIGILNVDGEYFALLNQCPHAGAELCAYGTIFGKSTAAQPDAPITYERGRSIRCPWHAWEFDIRTGESWYDPQNAKVRKYDVEVFPGSPEDVTNPEEGLQKGPYVMEGFAVSIEDEVVVVDTSRRRPGTRRRQETAAPAVLQATETQLPAPAE, from the coding sequence GTGACTAAATATGCCGTAGCCCGGACAGATGAAATTAAGCCCGGAGGCCGCAAAATCGTGGAACTTGAGGGCCGGTCGATTGGGATTCTGAATGTTGACGGCGAGTATTTTGCGCTCCTCAACCAGTGCCCCCACGCCGGTGCAGAACTCTGCGCCTACGGCACGATTTTCGGCAAGTCCACCGCCGCTCAGCCAGATGCTCCCATCACCTACGAACGCGGCCGCTCGATCCGCTGTCCCTGGCATGCCTGGGAGTTCGACATCCGCACCGGAGAGTCCTGGTACGACCCGCAGAACGCCAAGGTCCGCAAGTACGACGTCGAAGTGTTTCCCGGCTCACCCGAGGACGTGACGAACCCGGAAGAGGGACTGCAAAAGGGCCCATACGTGATGGAGGGCTTCGCCGTCAGCATCGAGGACGAAGTTGTCGTCGTTGACACCAGCCGCCGACGTCCCGGAACCAGGCGGAGGCAGGAAACCGCCGCACCCGCCGTCCTTCAAGCGACCGAAACACAGCTTCCGGCGCCAGCAGAATGA
- a CDS encoding IS110 family transposase yields MPAIWVGIDSGKRAHHCVVIDQTGTVLLSKRVENDETVLLELIATIADIAAGGEVCWATDLNAGGAALLIELLAAHAQKLLYIPGRIVHHAAATYRGDGKTDAKDARIIADQARMRTDLQPVRGADQISVDLRLLTARRTDLICDRVRAINRLRATLLEYFPALERAFDYSKKAPLILLGRYQTPEGIRRTGLTRLTGWLKKRGCRNSAKMAEKALIAANSQHTVLPTQTTGSALVARLAEQISTLDAEIDDVDAQITELFRQHDSADVLLSMPGFGPVLAATFLASIGGNLDAFESVDRLASVAGLAPVPRDSGRISGNLHRPRRFNRRLLRTCYLAALSSLKNSPASRIYYDRKRGEGKSHKQALIALARRRINVLWAMLRDHTPYQEPIPRIGAQAA; encoded by the coding sequence ATGCCGGCAATCTGGGTAGGAATCGACTCGGGCAAAAGAGCCCATCATTGCGTCGTGATCGATCAAACGGGAACGGTACTGCTCTCGAAACGGGTCGAAAACGACGAGACCGTGCTCCTCGAGCTCATAGCCACGATTGCTGACATTGCGGCCGGCGGTGAAGTCTGTTGGGCCACTGATCTGAACGCCGGCGGCGCCGCGCTGCTGATTGAGTTGTTGGCAGCGCATGCACAGAAGCTGCTCTATATCCCCGGACGGATCGTGCATCACGCCGCAGCAACTTACCGCGGGGATGGCAAGACCGACGCGAAAGACGCTCGGATCATCGCTGACCAAGCGCGGATGCGCACCGACCTCCAACCCGTTCGCGGCGCGGACCAGATAAGCGTGGACCTGCGGCTCCTGACCGCCCGCCGCACGGATCTGATCTGCGACCGTGTCAGGGCGATCAACCGGCTCCGTGCCACTCTGCTGGAGTACTTCCCTGCGCTCGAGCGTGCGTTCGATTACTCAAAGAAAGCGCCCCTCATCCTTCTCGGTCGCTACCAGACCCCCGAGGGCATCCGGCGGACAGGCCTGACCCGGCTCACCGGCTGGCTGAAGAAGCGCGGCTGCCGGAACAGTGCCAAGATGGCCGAGAAAGCCCTAATAGCCGCGAACTCCCAGCACACCGTCCTCCCAACCCAGACCACAGGCTCTGCCCTGGTCGCCCGGCTGGCCGAGCAGATCAGCACTCTCGATGCAGAAATCGACGACGTCGACGCCCAAATCACCGAGCTGTTCCGGCAGCACGACAGCGCCGATGTTCTGCTGAGCATGCCCGGTTTCGGGCCCGTTCTTGCAGCGACTTTCCTCGCGAGCATTGGCGGCAACCTGGACGCGTTCGAATCCGTCGACCGGCTCGCCAGCGTCGCGGGCCTGGCCCCGGTCCCACGTGATTCCGGACGGATCAGCGGAAATCTGCACCGGCCGCGTCGCTTCAACCGCAGACTCCTGCGAACCTGTTACCTCGCCGCCCTCTCCAGCCTGAAAAACAGCCCGGCCTCGCGAATCTACTACGACCGGAAGCGCGGAGAAGGAAAGTCCCATAAACAGGCCCTCATCGCCCTCGCCCGGCGCCGCATCAACGTCCTCTGGGCCATGCTCCGCGACCACACCCCCTACCAGGAACCAATCCCAAGAATCGGCGCTCAAGCGGCTTGA
- a CDS encoding transketolase C-terminal domain-containing protein: MNKPAQQLTIWRALNAALHDEFTEDPSTIIMGEDLTTWGTGGGIYGVTRKMAEVFGKERVRDTPISEEALISAGAGAAMAGTRTIVEIMYSDFMLLGADGLINQAAKSRYMFGGQFSTPLVVRSNGGSGIGKAAQHSQSLETLYAHIPGLEVVVPGTANDAYGLLRSAIKSNNPTIFLEHKALYYDKGPVTKELIPLGKARVAREGKDLTIVATQLMTKRALEAADVLSAQGVEVEIIDPRTLYPFDMDTVFTSVRKTRHLLVVHEAVRDFGWGGEFISNTVQECWGELDAAPRRLGAARAPIPYSEELESAVVPSAQDIVAEALATVADHKKQLV, translated from the coding sequence ATGAATAAGCCAGCTCAGCAGTTGACCATCTGGCGTGCGCTCAACGCTGCACTACACGATGAGTTCACCGAGGACCCGTCCACGATCATTATGGGTGAGGACCTCACGACGTGGGGTACCGGCGGCGGCATTTACGGCGTGACCCGAAAAATGGCGGAAGTATTCGGCAAGGAACGCGTCCGTGACACCCCGATCAGCGAAGAAGCTCTGATCTCCGCTGGTGCCGGGGCCGCTATGGCCGGCACCAGGACCATTGTGGAGATCATGTACTCCGACTTCATGCTGCTTGGAGCAGACGGCCTGATCAACCAGGCGGCCAAATCGCGGTACATGTTCGGCGGACAGTTCTCTACGCCGCTTGTGGTTCGAAGCAACGGCGGATCCGGCATCGGTAAAGCCGCACAGCATTCGCAGTCGCTGGAAACGCTCTATGCCCATATCCCCGGGCTCGAGGTGGTCGTCCCCGGAACGGCGAACGACGCCTATGGCTTGCTGCGCAGCGCCATCAAGAGCAACAACCCGACCATCTTCCTGGAGCACAAGGCTCTGTACTATGACAAAGGCCCGGTGACCAAAGAACTCATCCCCCTGGGCAAAGCCCGGGTAGCGCGTGAGGGCAAAGATCTCACCATCGTCGCCACCCAGCTGATGACCAAGCGGGCTCTTGAAGCCGCGGACGTTCTCAGCGCCCAAGGCGTCGAGGTGGAAATCATCGATCCGCGGACCCTGTACCCCTTTGACATGGACACCGTCTTCACCTCAGTCCGCAAGACCCGGCACCTTCTGGTCGTGCATGAAGCCGTCCGCGATTTCGGGTGGGGAGGCGAATTCATCAGCAACACCGTGCAGGAATGCTGGGGGGAACTCGACGCGGCGCCGCGGCGCCTTGGTGCGGCCCGCGCCCCGATCCCCTACTCCGAAGAGCTCGAAAGCGCCGTGGTTCCCTCCGCCCAGGACATCGTGGCTGAGGCGCTGGCAACGGTCGCGGACCACAAGAAGCAACTGGTCTGA
- a CDS encoding AEC family transporter — protein sequence MLIDVFLKVLPLFLGILIGYLASYGRKFQANAEPALNAFVFYVALPALLFVVSADADLSQGVPRAFPALVLVPTIAFSLIAFGIFWLTSRRDLNGSVAASLAATYGNVSYLGIPVMLGILGPAGGLPTVLAQLLHNLIFVLGYPLAHEMLFTSREASSSKWRAAGATITKAIVRSPIIWAIALGVSVSVIRIEVFPPLMDFAHMLAGAAAPGALFAIGLTLRGAFAVFRAGELRLAPVWLASTGKLVLLPAITAGAVFLTAPDMPHSWLITLVLMAGMPTSATAFVLSQASGGEGRTVAAVILVTNILGILTLPLAAQVFT from the coding sequence ATGCTCATTGACGTGTTCCTCAAGGTCCTCCCTCTCTTTTTGGGAATACTTATCGGGTACCTGGCCAGTTACGGACGCAAGTTCCAAGCCAACGCTGAACCGGCCCTCAATGCCTTTGTTTTCTACGTCGCACTCCCCGCCCTCCTCTTTGTCGTCAGCGCCGACGCCGACCTGAGCCAAGGCGTACCCCGGGCATTTCCTGCTCTGGTCCTCGTACCAACCATTGCTTTCTCCTTAATAGCCTTCGGCATATTTTGGCTGACTTCCCGGAGGGACTTGAACGGCAGCGTCGCAGCATCCCTGGCGGCAACATACGGCAACGTCTCATACCTCGGTATTCCGGTGATGCTTGGCATCCTGGGGCCCGCCGGCGGCCTACCGACGGTGCTGGCCCAACTCCTCCATAACCTAATATTCGTGCTTGGGTATCCGCTGGCCCACGAGATGCTTTTCACGTCACGAGAAGCCTCGTCAAGCAAATGGCGGGCAGCCGGTGCAACGATCACAAAAGCGATAGTACGAAGTCCAATCATTTGGGCCATTGCGCTCGGTGTGTCGGTCAGCGTGATTCGGATCGAAGTTTTCCCGCCTCTTATGGACTTCGCACACATGTTGGCCGGAGCCGCAGCCCCCGGCGCGCTCTTCGCTATCGGGCTGACGCTAAGAGGTGCGTTCGCCGTGTTTCGCGCCGGAGAGCTGCGGCTGGCACCGGTCTGGTTGGCATCGACCGGAAAGCTGGTGCTCCTGCCGGCTATTACTGCCGGTGCCGTATTCCTCACTGCACCGGACATGCCTCATTCATGGCTAATCACTCTGGTGCTGATGGCAGGAATGCCGACCTCCGCGACTGCTTTCGTCCTATCACAAGCCAGCGGCGGGGAGGGCAGAACAGTGGCTGCGGTCATCCTCGTTACCAACATTCTGGGCATCCTCACCCTCCCCCTGGCAGCACAGGTATTCACCTAA
- a CDS encoding lipoyl domain-containing protein → MDVTVGQELLGTETEADLSEWLVEDGSEVTEGQAIAELETSKVQVEVLSPASGTISYVAAEGDVVEPEMVIARVN, encoded by the coding sequence GTGGATGTCACAGTGGGCCAGGAGCTCCTGGGAACCGAAACCGAAGCCGACCTGAGCGAATGGCTCGTCGAGGACGGCAGCGAGGTTACTGAAGGCCAGGCCATTGCAGAGCTCGAGACCTCCAAGGTTCAGGTCGAGGTCTTATCGCCTGCCAGCGGAACTATCTCGTATGTCGCCGCTGAGGGCGACGTTGTCGAGCCCGAGATGGTTATCGCGAGGGTGAATTGA
- a CDS encoding thiamine pyrophosphate-dependent dehydrogenase E1 component subunit alpha, translating into MTIELTATEVFDLRNDGPAALELMSTIREFESRLPGYSEEGLIRGSTHPSVGMEAVAVGVSRVLRDSDSVASNHRGHAHCLAKGADAGRTLAEILGRRDGYCGGKGGSMHIGVKELGLLGTNGIVGAGIGLATGAALAAQSQGTDNVAVAYFGDGATNQGVLAEAFNLAAIWNLPVVFVCENNHFAQSATLEEMVAQPELRRRGEAYGVPSVDVDGMDVEAVSNAAAAAVHRARTGQGPTFIVADTYRYLGHMAGDTEIYRTAEQVEQWKGRDPIARLAKKLLESKVLDEAELQAIAASAVSAVDTAEAFAKASPYPDVTSAFTQVSEDNR; encoded by the coding sequence ATGACTATTGAACTGACGGCAACTGAAGTGTTCGACCTGCGCAACGACGGACCAGCGGCACTGGAATTGATGAGCACAATCCGGGAATTCGAGTCCCGTCTGCCGGGCTATTCCGAGGAGGGCCTTATCAGGGGCTCCACGCACCCTTCCGTTGGCATGGAAGCCGTGGCCGTGGGTGTATCCCGTGTCCTGCGGGACTCCGACAGCGTCGCCAGCAACCATCGGGGGCACGCGCATTGCCTGGCCAAGGGGGCGGACGCGGGACGGACCCTTGCAGAGATCCTGGGCCGTCGCGACGGATACTGCGGCGGCAAAGGCGGCTCCATGCACATTGGAGTCAAGGAGCTGGGCCTCTTGGGCACCAATGGCATTGTCGGAGCCGGCATCGGGCTCGCCACCGGTGCCGCTCTCGCGGCGCAGTCCCAGGGAACCGACAATGTAGCCGTTGCCTATTTTGGTGACGGCGCCACAAATCAGGGCGTGCTGGCCGAAGCATTTAATCTTGCCGCCATCTGGAATCTTCCCGTGGTGTTTGTGTGCGAAAACAACCACTTCGCGCAATCCGCCACCTTGGAGGAGATGGTAGCCCAACCGGAGCTGCGCCGACGCGGCGAAGCCTACGGCGTGCCATCTGTCGACGTTGACGGCATGGATGTCGAAGCTGTCAGCAACGCCGCCGCAGCAGCCGTCCATCGCGCCCGCACGGGTCAAGGGCCGACGTTCATTGTCGCCGACACGTACCGGTACCTGGGCCACATGGCCGGTGACACGGAAATCTACCGGACCGCCGAGCAGGTGGAGCAATGGAAAGGCCGTGACCCGATCGCGCGGCTTGCCAAGAAGCTGTTGGAGTCCAAGGTCCTGGATGAGGCGGAACTGCAGGCTATAGCCGCCTCCGCCGTCTCAGCAGTCGACACTGCCGAGGCGTTCGCCAAGGCCTCACCTTACCCCGACGTCACGTCAGCCTTCACTCAAGTCAGCGAGGACAACCGATGA